One window of Heptranchias perlo isolate sHepPer1 chromosome 15, sHepPer1.hap1, whole genome shotgun sequence genomic DNA carries:
- the rab33a gene encoding ras-related protein Rab-33A, with amino-acid sequence MANQVAANGETRNFTSKKVSTDYESSLELSVQARIFKIIVIGDSNVGKTCLTFRFCGGTFPDKTEATIGVDFREKPVNIGGETIKIQVWDTAGQERFRKSMVQHYYRNVHAVVFVYDVTKLASFENLKAWIQECNSHSVSPTVPRVLVGNKCDLTNEIQVSSNIALRFADANNMLLFETSAKDPKESDHVESIFMSLACKLKAQKALTFREMEKRDGKVQVSQSNARNTCPC; translated from the exons ATGGCAAATCAAGTGGCGGCGAATGGCGAGACCCGGAATTTCACATCTAAAAAGGTGTCCACGGATTATGAATCGTCTTTGGAACTCTCGGTGCAAGCGCGGATATTTAAAATTATTGTAATCGGGGACTCCAATGTTGGTAAGACATGTCTGACCTTCAGGTTCTGTGGAGGGACGTTTCCCGACAAGACCGAAGCCACCATAGGAGTAGATTTTCGAGAGAAACCGGTGAATATAGGAGGAGAAACGATCAAG attCAAGTCTGGGATACGGCTGGACAAGAACGATTCAGAAAAAGTATGGTACAGCACTACTACAGAAACGTACATGCTGTAGTGTTTGTGTATGATGTAACGAAACTGGCCTCCTTTGAAAATCTCAAAGCATGGATTCAAGAATGCAACAGCCACTCTGTTTCACCTACTGTGCCACGGGTCCTGGTCGGTAACAAATGTGATCTGACCAACGAGATACAGGTGTCTTCCAACATAGCACTCCGGTTTGCAGATGCCAACAACATGCTTTTGTTTGAGACATCGGCAAAGGATCCAAAAGAAAGCGACCATGTGGAATCCATTTTCATGTCTCTGGCGTGCAAGCTGAAGGCGCAAAAAGCGTTGACATTCCGAGAGATGGAAAAGAGAGATGGGAAAGTTCAAGTTTCACAGTCAAATGCCAGGAATACATGTCCATGTTGA